A stretch of the Geovibrio thiophilus genome encodes the following:
- a CDS encoding GGDEF domain-containing protein produces the protein MADETIEYYSENLSPIIRNILKQMSEKKINLTDKSLNDALMSNEDFSRLFQSTCRPVYKISVTNRMLPYIDTLKGYVSDRELSDIFAMINGGTDIEDITDAFLGSLAKQLIKNDKRLSTLTEFVESLFKKVLSTQDKMTDNLEDNIRFVEKDINQDKELLGNAEEIEQILREEGIVFPGKPFTKFMEAFDSKLTGKKDKLESMTESYSKIESELTEYKKEVAQLNENIRKYRQETITDHLTGLSNRKYMDIKLAEEIVRFGRHGQPFCILLMDIDNFKKINDVYGHIVGDQVIKHLGGVIKTHIRKSDFSFRYGGEEFLVLLLNTDIENAVRIAEQIRHKVETTNFTLKEKTFVITVTIGVAQYMKGESVESFLERADKNLYNGKRFGKNRVVG, from the coding sequence ATGGCTGACGAAACCATTGAATATTATTCTGAAAATTTGAGTCCGATAATCAGAAACATCCTCAAGCAGATGTCTGAGAAAAAAATAAACCTTACTGACAAGTCACTAAACGACGCACTGATGTCTAACGAGGACTTCAGCAGGCTGTTTCAGTCTACATGCAGACCCGTGTATAAAATATCCGTCACAAACAGGATGCTTCCCTATATTGATACGCTCAAGGGCTATGTCAGCGACAGGGAGCTTTCCGATATATTCGCAATGATCAACGGCGGAACCGACATTGAAGATATTACCGACGCTTTTCTCGGCTCTCTCGCCAAACAGCTCATCAAAAACGATAAACGCCTTTCCACTTTAACAGAGTTCGTGGAATCGCTCTTCAAAAAGGTTCTCTCAACTCAGGATAAAATGACCGACAACCTTGAGGACAACATCCGCTTCGTTGAAAAGGACATAAATCAGGATAAGGAGCTGCTGGGCAACGCTGAAGAGATCGAACAGATTCTTCGGGAAGAGGGGATCGTTTTCCCCGGCAAGCCATTCACCAAATTTATGGAGGCGTTTGATTCCAAACTGACAGGCAAAAAAGACAAGCTTGAAAGCATGACAGAAAGCTACTCCAAGATAGAAAGTGAGCTCACGGAATATAAAAAAGAGGTAGCTCAGCTTAATGAAAACATACGCAAATACAGACAGGAAACCATAACCGACCACCTCACAGGACTCAGCAACAGAAAATATATGGACATAAAGCTCGCTGAAGAGATAGTCCGCTTCGGCAGACACGGTCAGCCGTTCTGCATTCTGCTTATGGATATAGACAACTTCAAGAAAATCAACGATGTTTACGGGCACATAGTCGGCGATCAGGTGATTAAGCATCTGGGCGGAGTGATCAAAACCCATATACGCAAATCGGACTTTTCATTCAGATACGGCGGCGAGGAGTTTCTTGTTCTCCTTCTCAACACGGATATTGAAAACGCCGTCCGCATAGCCGAACAGATAAGGCATAAGGTTGAGACGACAAACTTCACCCTCAAGGAAAAAACATTCGTAATCACGGTGACAATCGGCGTGGCGCAGTACATGAAAGGGGAAAGTGTGGAATCGTTCCTTGAGAGAGCGGACAAAAACCTCTACAACGGCAAACGCTTCGGCAAGAACAGAGTGGTGGGCTAA
- a CDS encoding DUF1566 domain-containing protein — translation MKRLLSVFAAVLLTALLTGCGGSSGSKQSAEHLYKGYYTGVYSSPSISGLWEFTVNNEGDISGIAEDHNNSYALTGSVDSSGNALVDGITAFSSLRAVGDISFIFNLSSGTITGTWNSGGNSGSLVGLNRTETRPVGNTAPVISGTPQTGVTAGTAYSFTPVSFDADSDPLTFRIANKPSWAEFDNATGTLSGTPQTAATHNGIVISAFDSKGGYDYMLPFGITVNSANTAPEISGTPQTAITAGSAYSFTPTANDADSDNLVFSINLTLPAWLSFSTSTGALTGTPSNSDEGTISNIIINVSDGHGGSDSLTAFSITVNRLNTAPTISGTPAVTVTVGSPYSFIPTASDADTGDTLTFSVNITLPAWLSINSSTGILSGTPTSGDAGTVSSIIITVSDNHGATDSLAAFSITVEPIPVFTVKQTGQTASYADYDDGWYGLGAAPDYTRANDIVSDNATGFMWQDDTDAGDDAARKTLSQAVSYCDNLTLGGYDDWRVPSFRELESIVDYGRNEPTIDPIFQNTAPNSYFLSSSYLSSTLAAQNPGDLLILLFTSGQRFSYMDGSYFVRCVRGDELQSSFTRDNDIVTDAAAGLMWQDDEEAETTFLAWQDAINYCEALTLGAYSGWRLPNIRELHTIIDYGTYSPAVYSVFENTYPSSYWSSTGHAVTTAWRVSFDDGTADISPYTDSFYIRCVHDMTE, via the coding sequence ATGAAAAGACTATTATCGGTTTTTGCGGCGGTTCTGCTAACTGCTCTGCTTACAGGCTGCGGGGGCAGCTCAGGCAGCAAACAGTCTGCTGAACACCTTTACAAAGGTTACTACACAGGTGTATATTCAAGCCCGTCAATTTCCGGCTTATGGGAATTTACCGTAAACAATGAGGGTGATATTTCCGGCATTGCGGAGGATCATAATAATTCCTATGCTCTCACCGGCAGTGTCGACAGCTCGGGCAATGCCTTAGTTGACGGTATCACTGCCTTTTCATCCCTGAGAGCGGTTGGGGACATTTCTTTTATTTTTAATCTGAGTTCGGGCACAATAACAGGCACATGGAACAGCGGGGGAAACTCCGGTTCCCTTGTGGGATTGAACAGAACAGAGACACGTCCGGTCGGCAACACGGCTCCGGTGATAAGCGGCACTCCGCAGACCGGAGTGACCGCCGGCACCGCATACAGCTTCACACCGGTATCATTTGACGCTGACAGTGACCCGCTGACCTTTCGCATCGCAAACAAGCCCTCATGGGCAGAATTTGACAACGCGACGGGAACCCTCAGCGGAACACCGCAGACAGCGGCAACCCACAACGGCATTGTTATATCCGCTTTCGACAGTAAAGGCGGGTACGACTACATGCTGCCTTTCGGCATAACGGTTAATTCCGCCAATACTGCTCCCGAAATATCAGGAACACCGCAGACAGCCATAACAGCAGGTTCAGCATACAGCTTCACCCCCACGGCAAATGACGCTGACAGTGATAATCTCGTATTCAGCATAAACCTTACTCTTCCTGCTTGGCTGAGCTTCAGCACATCCACCGGAGCGCTCACCGGAACACCCTCAAACAGCGATGAGGGAACGATCAGCAATATAATTATTAACGTATCTGACGGACACGGCGGTTCTGACTCCCTTACCGCTTTCAGCATAACCGTTAATCGCCTGAACACCGCTCCTACAATAAGCGGTACGCCTGCCGTCACTGTAACCGTCGGTTCCCCGTACAGCTTTATACCCACTGCAAGCGATGCCGACACGGGAGACACGCTGACTTTCAGCGTAAATATCACACTCCCCGCTTGGCTTAGTATAAACAGTTCGACAGGCATACTTTCAGGCACGCCGACCTCCGGAGACGCAGGCACTGTAAGCAGCATAATTATCACCGTATCGGACAACCACGGGGCAACCGACTCCCTAGCAGCTTTCAGCATAACAGTGGAGCCCATTCCCGTGTTTACCGTTAAACAGACAGGTCAGACAGCAAGCTACGCCGATTATGACGATGGCTGGTACGGTTTGGGCGCCGCTCCGGACTACACCAGAGCAAATGATATAGTGTCAGACAATGCAACAGGGTTTATGTGGCAGGATGATACGGATGCAGGGGACGATGCAGCCAGAAAGACACTGTCGCAGGCAGTGAGCTACTGCGATAACCTCACTCTCGGCGGTTATGACGACTGGAGAGTGCCCAGCTTCCGTGAACTTGAATCGATAGTCGACTACGGAAGAAATGAACCGACAATCGATCCGATCTTCCAGAATACTGCCCCGAACTCATATTTTCTTTCATCCTCTTACCTGTCATCTACTCTTGCCGCTCAAAACCCGGGCGATCTGCTTATTTTGCTTTTCACCAGCGGTCAGCGGTTCTCATACATGGACGGCTCATATTTTGTTCGCTGCGTAAGGGGCGATGAGCTGCAAAGCAGCTTCACCAGAGACAATGATATAGTCACGGATGCCGCGGCGGGTCTTATGTGGCAGGATGATGAAGAGGCGGAAACAACTTTTCTGGCGTGGCAGGATGCAATTAATTACTGCGAAGCTCTGACACTTGGCGCTTACAGCGGCTGGAGGCTGCCTAATATCAGGGAGCTGCACACAATTATAGACTACGGCACATACAGTCCTGCCGTTTACTCTGTTTTTGAAAACACATACCCCTCGTCCTACTGGTCTTCAACAGGTCATGCAGTTACCACGGCGTGGAGAGTCTCCTTCGATGACGGTACAGCAGATATAAGCCCATATACAGATTCTTTCTATATCCGCTGCGTACATGACATGACTGAGTAA
- a CDS encoding ATP synthase F0 subunit B: protein MKKLIITLILAAVSVSAFAAGDGHGAVDMGAMLKNFGYRVLVFVLFVIILFKLLKKPILEFLDKRSKEIEKSIQTAKEANETAKTEIESYKLKMKGFEKDLETMKQRALEAAENEKKAIIEDAGKQIEKLGRLAESRIQADYKKASEELKQKAVAAALEAAQAKLGQELTPDRQSEILGNYIKKLGVIR, encoded by the coding sequence GTGAAAAAACTAATCATAACATTAATCCTCGCGGCAGTTTCAGTAAGCGCTTTCGCGGCGGGAGACGGTCACGGAGCCGTTGACATGGGCGCGATGCTCAAAAACTTCGGCTACAGAGTCCTTGTTTTCGTTCTTTTCGTTATCATTCTCTTCAAACTTCTCAAAAAGCCCATTCTTGAGTTTCTTGACAAGAGATCAAAAGAGATTGAGAAATCCATCCAGACGGCAAAAGAAGCCAACGAGACGGCAAAAACGGAGATCGAAAGCTATAAACTGAAAATGAAAGGCTTCGAGAAAGATCTTGAAACCATGAAACAGAGAGCTCTTGAAGCCGCCGAGAACGAGAAGAAGGCAATCATCGAGGACGCCGGAAAGCAGATTGAAAAACTCGGACGCCTTGCTGAAAGCAGGATTCAGGCTGACTACAAGAAAGCCTCCGAAGAACTCAAACAGAAAGCGGTTGCCGCCGCTCTTGAGGCAGCTCAGGCAAAACTCGGTCAGGAACTGACCCCTGACAGGCAGAGCGAGATTCTCGGCAATTACATAAAGAAATTAGGGGTGATCAGGTGA
- a CDS encoding AraC family transcriptional regulator translates to MKQKEIRNITYDADLNIEAYNFQGIMQKFPNHFHDYYVIGFISEGKRRMLCNNCSYIISEGDLILLNPKDNHACEQINDEPLNYKCLNILPEVMKKCVSEITGSERFPVFDEPMVCRSALAPKLAELHMMIMNGENDLIKEETFLLFIARLIEEYAVKASTAANVHRSKASKLVCGYLEENYSRNISLDELSRLSGMSKFHLLRSFTRQNGISPYGYLSTVRIDKSKKMLKEGVSLVDTALETGFSDQSHFSNVFKKFTGLTPGQYMKTFSTGE, encoded by the coding sequence ATGAAGCAGAAAGAGATCAGAAATATAACATATGACGCCGATCTGAATATTGAAGCCTACAACTTTCAGGGAATTATGCAGAAATTCCCGAACCACTTCCATGACTATTACGTGATCGGCTTCATAAGCGAAGGCAAACGGCGGATGCTCTGCAATAACTGCTCCTACATCATAAGTGAAGGAGATCTGATTCTTCTGAACCCTAAGGACAATCACGCCTGCGAACAGATCAATGATGAACCCCTTAATTACAAATGCCTTAACATTCTGCCGGAAGTCATGAAAAAATGTGTCTCAGAAATTACCGGCAGTGAGCGGTTTCCGGTATTCGATGAACCGATGGTTTGCCGCAGTGCTCTTGCGCCCAAGCTTGCGGAACTGCACATGATGATTATGAACGGAGAAAATGATCTTATAAAGGAAGAGACCTTTCTTCTTTTCATTGCACGGCTCATTGAAGAATACGCGGTGAAGGCATCAACTGCCGCAAATGTTCACCGAAGCAAAGCCTCAAAGCTTGTTTGCGGATACCTTGAAGAAAATTATTCTAGGAACATCAGCCTCGATGAACTCAGCAGGCTCTCGGGAATGAGCAAATTCCATCTGCTGCGCTCATTCACCAGACAAAACGGCATCTCACCCTACGGCTATCTCAGCACCGTAAGAATCGATAAATCAAAGAAAATGCTTAAAGAAGGGGTTTCTCTGGTAGACACAGCTCTTGAAACAGGTTTCAGTGATCAGAGTCACTTTTCCAATGTTTTCAAAAAATTCACAGGACTTACACCCGGTCAGTACATGAAAACGTTTTCAACAGGTGAGTAG
- the atpD gene encoding F0F1 ATP synthase subunit beta, with protein MANNVGKIVQVIGPVVDVKFAPGNLPHIYNAIEITDKNGRVIVCEVEQHLGEDTVRSVAMTSTEGLMRGTDVVDTGKAIAAPVGKGALGRILNVTGQPVDEKGPVDADDYWPIHRPAPTMDEQDTNYEILETGIKVIDLLEPYTKGGKTGLFGGAGVGKTVLIMELINNIAKQHGGYSVFAGVGERTREGNDLYAEMMESGVIDKVALVYGQMNEPPGARMRVALTGLTIAEYFRDVQGQDVLLFVDNIFRFSQAGSEVSALLGRMPSAVGYQPTLGTEMGELQERITSTKKGSITSVQAVYVPADDLTDPAPATTFAHLDATTVLSRQIAELGIYPAVDPLDSTSRILDPNIVGQDHYDTARSVQAVLQRYKELQDIIAILGMEELTEQDKLTVSRARKIQRFLSQPFHVAEQFTGLAGKYVPLNETIESFKKILAGDCDSLPEQAFYLVGNLDEVYEKAEKLKKGA; from the coding sequence ATGGCAAATAATGTTGGTAAAATTGTTCAGGTAATCGGCCCTGTTGTGGACGTGAAGTTTGCCCCCGGCAACCTTCCTCATATCTACAACGCCATCGAGATTACCGATAAAAACGGAAGAGTGATTGTCTGCGAGGTTGAACAGCACCTCGGAGAAGACACTGTCCGCAGTGTTGCCATGACATCCACAGAAGGTCTTATGAGAGGCACTGACGTGGTTGACACCGGAAAAGCTATAGCCGCTCCGGTGGGCAAAGGCGCGCTTGGACGTATCCTTAACGTTACGGGACAGCCCGTTGACGAAAAAGGACCTGTGGACGCAGATGATTACTGGCCTATCCACAGACCCGCTCCCACAATGGATGAGCAGGACACAAACTATGAGATCCTTGAAACGGGAATCAAAGTTATCGACCTCCTTGAACCCTACACAAAGGGCGGTAAAACCGGTCTTTTCGGCGGTGCGGGAGTTGGTAAAACGGTTCTTATCATGGAGCTTATCAACAACATCGCTAAACAGCACGGCGGTTATTCCGTCTTCGCCGGAGTCGGTGAAAGAACAAGGGAAGGTAACGACCTTTACGCTGAGATGATGGAATCAGGCGTTATTGATAAAGTTGCACTGGTGTACGGTCAGATGAACGAGCCCCCCGGAGCGAGGATGAGAGTCGCGCTTACAGGTCTTACAATCGCGGAATATTTCCGTGATGTGCAGGGACAGGACGTTCTTCTGTTCGTGGACAACATCTTCCGTTTTTCTCAGGCCGGTTCAGAAGTGTCCGCACTTCTCGGACGTATGCCTTCAGCGGTTGGCTATCAGCCTACGCTGGGTACGGAGATGGGTGAGCTTCAGGAGAGGATTACCTCTACTAAAAAGGGTTCAATCACATCTGTTCAGGCAGTTTACGTTCCCGCGGATGACCTTACTGACCCTGCTCCCGCTACTACATTCGCACACCTTGACGCGACTACGGTTCTTTCACGTCAGATTGCGGAACTCGGCATCTACCCTGCGGTTGACCCCCTTGACTCAACATCAAGGATTCTTGATCCCAATATCGTAGGTCAGGATCACTATGACACTGCAAGATCTGTTCAGGCAGTTCTCCAGAGATATAAAGAACTTCAGGACATCATTGCGATTCTCGGTATGGAAGAGCTTACTGAGCAGGATAAGCTCACAGTTTCAAGGGCAAGAAAGATACAGAGATTCCTTTCTCAGCCTTTCCATGTTGCAGAGCAGTTTACGGGTCTTGCGGGCAAATACGTTCCGCTTAACGAGACCATCGAAAGCTTTAAAAAGATACTCGCGGGCGACTGCGACAGTCTTCCTGAGCAGGCTTTCTACCTTGTAGGAAACCTTGATGAGGTTTACGAGAAGGCGGAGAAACTTAAGAAGGGTGCATAA
- a CDS encoding MBL fold metallo-hydrolase — protein MIRFLGTRGTISVSGPDYSKYGGNTACLMIPVDDRKCIVIDGGTGIYNLNSMGNFDEYHIFLTHLHWDHICGLPLFRPFYTPDKHIFLYLEDKSTLTSKDFLKVLFNPPFFPIPRTMLKSNIRFNLIRGGQHFVFGDITVFAAEGNHPDGALMYKIKDGNTTTLFATDFEHGTERDDFLIEFGCGCDYLVFDTTYTPEDYEGKRDGTAKKGWGHSTYIKGAEFAEKSGIKNLVLYHHNPDYKDAELDAMFEAAKRVFPATICSYDGFEIK, from the coding sequence ATGATTCGCTTTCTTGGAACAAGAGGTACAATATCGGTCTCCGGACCTGATTACTCAAAATACGGCGGAAATACCGCCTGCCTTATGATTCCCGTTGATGACAGAAAATGTATCGTGATAGACGGCGGAACAGGAATATACAATCTTAACAGCATGGGAAATTTTGATGAGTATCATATATTTCTCACTCACCTTCACTGGGATCACATCTGCGGATTGCCCCTGTTCAGACCGTTTTACACTCCGGACAAACATATTTTTCTCTATCTTGAGGATAAAAGCACGCTTACTTCAAAAGACTTTCTAAAGGTTTTGTTCAATCCGCCTTTTTTCCCTATTCCCCGTACAATGTTGAAATCCAATATCCGCTTTAATCTGATCAGGGGAGGGCAGCATTTCGTTTTCGGCGATATTACCGTTTTCGCCGCTGAGGGTAACCATCCTGACGGAGCCCTGATGTATAAAATAAAGGACGGAAACACGACGACTCTTTTCGCCACAGACTTTGAGCACGGCACGGAGAGGGATGATTTTCTTATAGAGTTCGGCTGCGGATGCGACTATCTGGTTTTTGACACCACGTACACGCCGGAAGATTATGAAGGGAAGAGGGACGGCACAGCCAAAAAAGGCTGGGGGCACTCAACATATATTAAGGGCGCCGAGTTCGCGGAAAAGTCGGGCATAAAGAATCTTGTGCTCTATCATCATAATCCGGATTACAAGGACGCTGAGCTTGACGCTATGTTTGAAGCGGCAAAGCGAGTCTTCCCCGCCACAATATGCTCCTATGACGGGTTTGAGATAAAGTAG
- the atpG gene encoding ATP synthase F1 subunit gamma, protein MAGTSDIKRKIASVKNTQKITKAMKMVSAAKMRRAQDAMAAARPFARKITEMVHDVAQRANPELHPFLSGNENADTIGLIVVTSDRGLCGAFNNNILKAVSRFASEHPGKKVKLVCIGKKAYEFFRKRNFDIIEKYADFAGKVLFSDAVGIADVVVEQYLNSGISDVYVLYNEFRSTASQTPVTEKLLPLKVEEAGEQLVEYIYEPKPEMLLNELMPRYIRYKIFQALLESTAGEHGARMMAMDNASRNASDMIGKLTLTYNKVRQASITNEILDIVNGAEALNG, encoded by the coding sequence ATGGCCGGAACCAGTGATATAAAACGCAAAATAGCATCCGTAAAGAACACGCAGAAAATTACGAAAGCCATGAAAATGGTTTCCGCTGCGAAGATGCGCCGCGCGCAGGACGCCATGGCAGCCGCCAGACCCTTTGCCCGCAAGATTACGGAGATGGTGCACGATGTTGCTCAGCGAGCTAACCCCGAGCTCCACCCGTTTCTCTCTGGCAATGAAAATGCGGATACTATAGGTCTTATAGTCGTGACGAGCGACAGAGGACTTTGCGGCGCTTTCAACAACAATATTCTGAAAGCCGTGTCCAGATTCGCTTCCGAGCATCCGGGCAAAAAGGTTAAGCTTGTTTGTATCGGCAAGAAAGCCTACGAATTTTTCAGAAAGAGAAACTTTGATATAATTGAAAAATATGCCGATTTCGCAGGCAAGGTTCTTTTCAGTGACGCGGTGGGTATAGCCGATGTTGTTGTGGAGCAGTATCTTAACAGCGGTATAAGTGATGTTTATGTACTTTATAACGAGTTCAGATCAACAGCTTCCCAGACACCCGTTACGGAAAAACTGCTTCCCCTGAAGGTTGAGGAAGCGGGCGAGCAGCTTGTGGAGTACATCTACGAGCCCAAGCCGGAAATGCTCCTCAACGAACTTATGCCCAGATACATCCGCTACAAGATTTTTCAGGCACTGCTTGAATCCACAGCGGGTGAGCACGGCGCAAGGATGATGGCTATGGACAATGCGTCCAGAAACGCATCCGACATGATCGGCAAGCTGACACTCACTTACAACAAAGTGCGTCAGGCTTCAATCACCAATGAGATTCTTGACATCGTGAACGGTGCTGAGGCTCTCAACGGTTAA
- the atpH gene encoding ATP synthase F1 subunit delta — MRTQVAARRYASALYEEARAAGSISSVIEKLDAVTSLADDSKDFGVFVKNPVISKEDKAAVISRLNDKGMLDKFTGSFLVMLAMKNRLELLDEITGYLKTLAMEEKGEAVAEVTSAAELNAEAVKNLEEALSKITGKKITAVVTVDKSILGGVVAKIGSTLYDASIKGQINKIRDRLIS; from the coding sequence GTGAGAACACAGGTAGCAGCAAGACGCTACGCCTCAGCCCTTTATGAAGAGGCAAGGGCAGCGGGCAGTATTTCTTCCGTTATCGAGAAGCTGGACGCAGTCACTTCGCTGGCAGACGACTCAAAGGACTTCGGCGTTTTTGTCAAAAATCCCGTTATCTCAAAAGAGGACAAGGCAGCGGTGATCAGCAGGCTCAACGACAAAGGGATGCTGGACAAATTTACCGGTTCTTTCCTCGTTATGCTTGCCATGAAAAACAGGCTTGAACTCCTTGACGAAATTACAGGTTATCTTAAGACACTAGCTATGGAAGAAAAGGGTGAGGCTGTGGCAGAGGTTACCTCCGCCGCTGAGCTTAACGCTGAAGCGGTGAAAAACCTTGAGGAAGCCCTCAGCAAAATTACCGGAAAAAAGATTACCGCCGTTGTGACTGTTGACAAAAGCATTCTCGGCGGAGTTGTGGCAAAAATAGGCAGCACGCTCTACGATGCCAGCATTAAGGGACAGATCAATAAAATCAGAGATCGTCTGATCTCATAA
- a CDS encoding ATP synthase F0 subunit B: MVYVDFTIVIQIIQFLLIIFISKKLILDPTLKTIQSRDSRIQSLTDEAEGLRAEVEAGRKSYAEKMDAMRAEMAEYQRKIREEASKEAAAKVAQSKAEVDAKVEAALLKLESEKEAAAKNMDAMVGELSDLIVQKILKSA, translated from the coding sequence ATGGTATACGTTGACTTTACTATCGTTATTCAGATCATTCAGTTTCTTCTCATCATCTTTATCAGCAAAAAACTGATTCTTGACCCGACGCTCAAAACTATTCAGTCCAGAGATTCACGGATTCAGTCCCTTACGGACGAAGCCGAAGGACTCCGTGCTGAAGTTGAGGCGGGAAGAAAAAGCTATGCCGAGAAGATGGATGCAATGAGAGCTGAAATGGCTGAATATCAAAGAAAAATCAGAGAGGAAGCCTCCAAGGAAGCCGCAGCGAAGGTTGCGCAGTCCAAAGCAGAGGTGGACGCAAAGGTTGAGGCGGCGCTGCTTAAGCTTGAAAGTGAAAAGGAAGCCGCGGCTAAAAACATGGACGCAATGGTCGGCGAACTCTCCGATCTGATTGTTCAGAAAATTCTTAAGTCTGCGTAG
- a CDS encoding F0F1 ATP synthase subunit epsilon yields the protein MADMIRLELVTPERLLLSEDVEEVIVPGVEGDLGILPGHTPLLSALRVGEMTYRKGGKNEYVAIEGGGLIEISSDKVIVLADAAELGREINLQEAIERKLQAESALKNERQQDAQNFRNMEARLKVELTKINIAEKYK from the coding sequence ATGGCTGATATGATAAGGCTTGAGCTGGTTACTCCTGAGCGTCTGCTTCTCAGCGAGGATGTGGAAGAAGTTATAGTTCCGGGTGTCGAGGGCGACCTTGGCATTCTGCCCGGGCACACTCCGCTTCTCTCCGCTCTGCGTGTAGGGGAAATGACGTACAGGAAAGGCGGCAAAAACGAATATGTCGCTATTGAAGGAGGCGGTCTCATTGAGATCAGCTCCGACAAGGTTATTGTTCTCGCCGATGCCGCTGAGCTTGGTCGTGAAATTAACCTTCAGGAAGCCATCGAACGCAAGCTTCAGGCTGAAAGCGCTCTGAAAAACGAGCGTCAGCAGGATGCACAGAACTTCAGAAACATGGAAGCGAGACTTAAAGTTGAGCTTACCAAAATTAATATTGCTGAAAAATATAAGTAA
- the atpA gene encoding F0F1 ATP synthase subunit alpha: MQIKAEEISQIIRDQIKNFDQKVEMQEVGTVITAGDGIAKVYGLDKAMAGELVEFPGGVFGIVFNLEEDNVGIVIMGEYSHIREGDTVKRTGQIASVPVGRALVGRVVNPLGQPIDGKGPIETTEMDFIEKIAPGIVDRQSVHEPLQTGIKAIDAMIPIGRGQRELIIGDRQTGKTAVAIDTIINQKGQNVTCVYVAIGQKRSTVARVVDTLEKHGAMDYTIVVAATASDPAPLQFIAPLAGTTMGEYFRDRGEHALLIYDDLSKQATAYRQMSLLLRRPPGREAYPGDVFYLHSRLLERAAKFSKEKGAGSLTALPIIETQAGDVSAYIPTNVISITDGQIYLETNLFYSGIRPAVNVGLSVSRVGGSAQIKAMKQVAGRLRLDLAQFRELAAFAQFGSDLDAATQAQLKRGEKLVEILKQAQYVPVPVEEQVAVIFCGVNGLLDDVPTAALGKFEKEFVSFLKNSKGDILNSIRTEKALSNELTDKLKGAVEEFKKMFAAG, from the coding sequence ATGCAGATCAAAGCTGAAGAGATAAGCCAGATCATCAGAGACCAGATCAAAAACTTTGACCAGAAAGTAGAAATGCAGGAGGTCGGTACCGTAATCACCGCCGGTGATGGTATCGCAAAAGTTTACGGTCTTGATAAGGCTATGGCCGGAGAGCTTGTTGAGTTTCCCGGCGGAGTATTCGGCATTGTTTTCAACCTTGAGGAAGACAATGTCGGTATCGTTATCATGGGTGAGTACTCACACATCCGTGAAGGAGATACAGTAAAGCGTACAGGGCAGATCGCATCTGTTCCGGTGGGCAGAGCTCTTGTAGGAAGGGTTGTTAACCCCCTCGGACAGCCCATTGACGGTAAAGGACCCATTGAAACGACTGAAATGGACTTTATCGAAAAAATCGCCCCCGGTATAGTTGACAGACAGTCTGTTCACGAACCCCTCCAGACAGGTATCAAGGCTATCGATGCCATGATCCCCATCGGACGCGGGCAGAGGGAGCTTATCATCGGCGACCGTCAGACAGGTAAAACCGCAGTCGCTATCGATACAATAATCAACCAGAAGGGTCAGAACGTTACATGCGTTTATGTCGCAATCGGTCAGAAACGCTCCACAGTCGCAAGGGTGGTTGACACTCTTGAGAAACACGGCGCCATGGACTACACCATTGTCGTGGCTGCGACAGCTTCCGATCCTGCGCCCCTTCAGTTCATCGCGCCTCTTGCGGGAACAACAATGGGCGAATACTTCAGAGACAGAGGCGAGCATGCGCTTCTGATATATGATGACCTTTCCAAGCAGGCTACAGCCTACAGGCAGATGTCACTTCTCCTGAGACGTCCTCCCGGACGTGAGGCTTACCCCGGCGACGTTTTCTACCTTCACTCAAGACTTCTTGAAAGGGCGGCAAAATTCAGCAAGGAAAAAGGCGCCGGCTCTCTTACTGCTCTTCCTATAATTGAAACTCAGGCGGGCGACGTTTCGGCGTATATCCCCACAAACGTTATTTCAATTACGGACGGACAGATCTACCTTGAAACAAACCTGTTTTACTCAGGTATCAGACCCGCGGTTAACGTTGGTCTCTCAGTTTCAAGGGTTGGCGGTTCAGCGCAGATTAAAGCGATGAAACAGGTTGCGGGGCGTCTCAGACTTGACCTCGCCCAGTTCCGTGAGCTTGCTGCTTTCGCTCAGTTCGGCTCAGATCTTGACGCAGCCACTCAGGCGCAGCTTAAAAGAGGTGAGAAGCTTGTTGAGATACTCAAACAGGCTCAGTATGTTCCCGTTCCCGTTGAGGAGCAGGTTGCAGTCATCTTCTGCGGTGTTAACGGTCTGCTTGACGATGTACCCACTGCCGCTCTCGGCAAGTTTGAGAAAGAGTTCGTTTCTTTCCTCAAGAACAGCAAAGGCGACATACTTAACAGCATAAGAACAGAAAAGGCTCTCTCAAACGAGCTTACCGATAAACTTAAAGGCGCTGTCGAAGAATTTAAAAAGATGTTCGCCGCTGGCTAA